The following coding sequences are from one Diadema setosum chromosome 9, eeDiaSeto1, whole genome shotgun sequence window:
- the LOC140232911 gene encoding muscarinic acetylcholine receptor M1-like, with amino-acid sequence MPIRSSISLYGTWIFGRELGALYVALQNACLGVSVMGVVVITIDRYLATLHPVTHYLRKSKRVATIVNIFTWLVPFISWLLLNAVWEFIDPVEDLTPAGLPRPQYVSTFASSSMLFCFKFALPFVIIVALYARIYYKIRTSVGKIPATSVTSGSRTGASAREKGSTTCKMKNPSGKYEKKSSERESTTVCEAPSKLSESEKRINSKVIFLSTRNESGDIGCDSLRRVATKPQFKNMNNSMVHVGKREEKGESAANSMKAMRTLTFIVLAFVVTWLPNAVDIVIYSVSLQYGSFTMTTTFTDITRWISFANSLINPVAYAMAQPLIRQTIARMFRGQYCCN; translated from the coding sequence ATGCCGATTCGGTCCAGCATTAGTCTCTACGGGACATGGATTTTTGGTAGAGAGTTGGGGGCTCTCTATGTGGCCCTGCAAAACGCCTGCCTCGGGGTTTCTGTGATGGGTGTGGTTGTTATCACCATTGACCGTTACCTAGCAACACTGCATCCTGTGACCCATTATCTTCGGAAGAGCAAGCGCGTAGCAACCATCGTCAACATATTCACGTGGTTAGTGCCATTTATCAGCTGGCTGCTCCTAAACGCTGTGTGGGAGTTCATCGATCCCGTTGAAGACCTGACTCCCGCCGGGCTCCCTAGACCACAGTACGTTAGCACATTTGCTTCGAGTTCAATGCTGTTCTGTTTCAAATTCGCCTTGCCATTCGTGATTATTGTGGCACTGTACGCACGCATTTACTACAAAATTCGCACCAGCGTCGGGAAAATCCCAGCCACGTCTGTTACCAGCGGCAGCAGAACAGGTGCAAGTGCGCGGGAGAAGGGAAGTACAACCTGCAAGATGAAGAATCCGTCGGGGAAATACGAAAAGAAAAGTTCTGAAAGAGAGTCGACGACCGTATGTGAGGCTCCATCGAAACTTTCGGAGTCAGAGAAAAGGATCAACTCAAAGGTAATCTTCCTGAGCACTCGGAACGAAAGTGGTGACATAGGCTGCGATTCTTTGAGGAGGGTTGCAACAAAACCACAGTTTAAGAATATGAATAACTCAATGGTTCACGTGGGAAAGAGGGAAGAGAAAGGTGAATCTGCTGCAAACAGTATGAAAGCCATGAGGACACTGACTTTTATCGTTCTGGCCTTCGTCGTCACGTGGTTACCAAACGCAGTCGACATCGTCATCTACAGCGTGTCGCTGCAATATGGCTCCTTCACCATGACGACGACTTTCACCGACATAACCAGATGGATATCCTTTGCTAACAGTCTGATCAACCC